From the Billgrantia sulfidoxydans genome, one window contains:
- a CDS encoding glutamine--tRNA ligase/YqeY domain fusion protein translates to MSSENASAPNFIRNQIRDEIQAGRADKVVTRFPPEPNGFLHVGHAKSICLNFGLAEQFGGDCHLRFDDTNPAKEEQAYIDAIKADVSWLGFEWAGSVRYASDYFDQLYAWAQHLVREGKAYVDDLSPDEMREYRGTLTEPGRPSPWRERSVEENLDLLERMRAGEFNEGERVLRAKIDMASPNINLRDPILYRIRHAHHHQTGDKWKIYPSYDFAHGQSDAIEGVTHSICTLEFEDHRPLYEWFLDNLPVPAKPRQIEFARLNMNYTLTSKRKLKLLVDEGIVDGWDDPRMPTISGMRRRGYTPASIRKFCEMIGVTRADGGLVDIAMLYHAIRSDLEDNAPRAMCVLNPLKVVLTNVAEDHEEVYEVPGHPAREDMSLRRVPFTRELYIDRDDFMEEPPKKFFRLAPGQEVRLRNSYVIRCDEVVKDAAGGIEELRCSVDFDTLGKNPEGRKVKGVIHWVSATHAVPMEVRLYDNLFLVEQPDKDKDADFLEHLNPESLKVCQAMGEPSLAEASPESRFQFERVGYFCADRHACRDGKLVFNRTVGLKDSWAKIQKKG, encoded by the coding sequence ATGAGCAGCGAAAACGCCAGTGCGCCGAATTTCATCCGCAACCAGATCCGCGACGAGATCCAGGCCGGCCGTGCCGACAAGGTCGTGACCCGTTTCCCGCCGGAACCCAACGGTTTCCTGCACGTGGGACACGCCAAGTCGATCTGTCTGAATTTCGGGCTGGCCGAGCAGTTCGGCGGAGACTGTCACCTGCGCTTCGACGACACCAACCCGGCCAAGGAGGAGCAGGCCTACATCGATGCCATCAAGGCGGACGTCAGCTGGCTCGGCTTCGAGTGGGCCGGTTCGGTACGCTATGCGTCCGACTATTTCGATCAGCTCTATGCATGGGCGCAGCACCTGGTTCGCGAGGGCAAGGCCTACGTTGACGATCTCTCCCCCGACGAAATGCGTGAGTACCGCGGCACCCTGACCGAACCGGGGCGCCCCAGCCCGTGGCGCGAGCGCAGCGTGGAGGAGAATCTCGACCTGCTCGAGCGCATGCGCGCCGGCGAGTTCAACGAAGGGGAGCGGGTGCTGAGGGCCAAGATCGACATGGCCTCGCCCAACATCAACCTGCGCGACCCGATCCTCTACCGTATTCGCCATGCCCATCACCACCAGACCGGCGACAAGTGGAAGATCTACCCCTCCTACGATTTCGCCCACGGCCAGTCCGATGCCATCGAGGGGGTGACCCACTCCATCTGCACCCTGGAGTTCGAGGACCACCGTCCGCTCTATGAGTGGTTCCTCGACAACCTGCCGGTGCCGGCCAAGCCGCGTCAGATCGAGTTCGCCCGGCTCAACATGAATTACACCCTGACCTCCAAGCGCAAGCTCAAGCTGCTGGTGGACGAGGGTATCGTCGACGGCTGGGACGACCCGCGCATGCCGACCATCTCGGGCATGCGTCGGCGCGGCTACACCCCGGCCTCGATCCGCAAGTTCTGCGAGATGATCGGCGTGACCCGCGCCGACGGCGGGCTGGTCGACATCGCCATGCTCTACCACGCCATCCGTTCGGACCTCGAGGACAACGCGCCGCGCGCCATGTGCGTGCTCAACCCGCTCAAGGTGGTGTTGACCAACGTGGCCGAGGACCACGAGGAAGTCTACGAGGTGCCGGGACATCCCGCCCGGGAGGACATGAGCCTGCGCCGGGTGCCGTTCACCCGCGAACTCTACATCGACCGCGACGACTTCATGGAGGAACCACCCAAGAAGTTCTTCCGCCTGGCGCCGGGGCAGGAGGTGCGCCTGCGCAACTCCTACGTGATCCGTTGCGACGAGGTGGTCAAGGACGCCGCTGGCGGGATCGAGGAGCTGCGCTGCTCGGTGGATTTCGACACCCTGGGCAAGAACCCGGAAGGGCGCAAGGTCAAGGGTGTGATCCACTGGGTCAGCGCGACCCATGCGGTGCCCATGGAGGTACGCCTCTACGACAACCTGTTCCTGGTCGAGCAGCCCGACAAGGACAAGGACGCCGATTTCCTCGAGCATCTCAACCCCGAGTCGCTCAAGGTCTGTCAGGCCATGGGCGAGCCCAGCCTGGCCGAGGCGTCACCCGAGTCGCGCTTCCAGTTCGAGCGCGTGGGCTACTTCTGTGCCGACCGCCACGCCTGTCGTGACGGCAAACTGGTGTTCAACCGTACCGTTGGGCTGAAGGACAGCTGGGCGAAGATACAGAAGAAGGGCTGA
- a CDS encoding peptidylprolyl isomerase produces MIILETSFGDITVALNHDQAPKTAANFEQYVREGHYDGTLFHRVIPGFMIQGGGFDQDFNQKPTHDPIENEADNGLKNLTGTLAMARTQDPHSATAQFFINVADNDFLNHSGKSIQGWGYCVFGEVVEGMDVVGRITAVDTTRRGMHADVPAEDVIIKRAYVKDEASDS; encoded by the coding sequence ATGATCATTCTCGAGACCAGCTTCGGCGACATCACCGTCGCCCTGAATCACGACCAGGCGCCCAAGACCGCGGCCAACTTCGAACAGTACGTTCGCGAAGGGCACTACGACGGTACCCTCTTCCACCGCGTGATTCCCGGATTCATGATCCAGGGCGGCGGCTTCGACCAGGACTTCAACCAGAAGCCCACCCATGACCCAATCGAGAACGAGGCCGACAACGGCCTGAAGAACCTGACCGGCACCCTGGCCATGGCCCGCACCCAGGATCCGCACTCCGCCACCGCGCAGTTCTTCATCAACGTGGCCGACAACGACTTCCTCAACCATAGCGGCAAGTCGATCCAGGGGTGGGGCTACTGCGTATTCGGCGAAGTCGTCGAAGGCATGGACGTGGTGGGACGCATCACCGCCGTGGACACCACGCGCCGCGGCATGCATGCCGACGTCCCCGCCGAGGACGTGATCATCAAGCGCGCCTACGTCAAGGACGAGGCCAGCGACAGCTGA
- a CDS encoding DUF1853 family protein, with the protein MSEDDAALLARCHHPLVRDLAWIVLAPDLIRTPWPGRPSRADLGLAGDDRLGDWLDECEANPQALERRVGNTVDGRMGHYHERLWQYLLDAAPGTRLLASNLRIHEGKRTLGELDLLYRRLDDPTPVHLEVAIKFYLGLPTGPGPDNGQARWIGPGGADSLATKREHLDRHQLRLTDRAETRLTIRQHTQPRDIGPPQDATIRRQLAIPGVLFYPWQLSMPAPNEAASDHLRGHWLHWRDWRRLRDSLPRDTRAAWLIKPHWLALPRYEAFLPLQQVEARLAQHFSRPAAPLQIALLDSSACRRLRRLFVVDDGWPLQIPLPPRSPA; encoded by the coding sequence ATGTCCGAGGACGATGCCGCCCTGCTCGCCCGATGTCATCATCCGCTGGTGCGCGACCTGGCGTGGATCGTGCTGGCGCCCGACCTGATCCGCACCCCCTGGCCGGGGCGCCCCAGCCGTGCGGACCTGGGCCTGGCGGGCGATGATCGCCTGGGCGACTGGCTCGATGAATGCGAAGCCAACCCCCAGGCATTGGAGCGCCGGGTGGGCAATACGGTCGACGGTCGCATGGGTCACTACCACGAGCGGCTGTGGCAGTACCTGCTCGACGCCGCACCGGGCACTCGCCTGCTCGCCAGCAACCTGAGGATACATGAGGGCAAGCGCACCCTGGGTGAACTCGACCTGCTCTATCGGCGACTCGACGACCCGACGCCGGTGCATCTCGAGGTGGCCATCAAGTTCTACCTCGGCTTGCCCACAGGACCGGGGCCGGACAATGGCCAGGCGCGCTGGATCGGCCCCGGCGGCGCCGACAGCCTGGCCACCAAGCGTGAGCATCTCGATCGGCATCAATTGCGCCTGACCGATCGCGCCGAGACCCGCCTAACGATCCGTCAGCATACCCAGCCACGCGACATCGGCCCGCCCCAGGACGCTACCATTCGGCGTCAGTTGGCGATACCGGGTGTGCTGTTTTACCCTTGGCAGCTTTCCATGCCGGCCCCAAACGAGGCGGCGTCCGATCACCTGCGCGGCCACTGGCTGCACTGGCGCGACTGGCGGCGCCTGCGCGACAGCCTGCCTCGGGACACACGGGCGGCCTGGCTGATAAAACCCCACTGGCTGGCGTTGCCGCGGTACGAAGCCTTTCTGCCCCTGCAACAGGTCGAGGCACGCCTCGCCCAGCATTTTTCCCGCCCGGCCGCACCGCTGCAGATTGCACTGCTCGATTCGTCTGCCTGCCGCCGCCTGAGGCGTCTCTTCGTCGTGGACGATGGCTGGCCGCTGCAGATTCCGCTGCCGCCTCGTTCACCTGCCTGA
- a CDS encoding UDP-2,3-diacylglucosamine diphosphatase yields the protein MSTTLLISDLHLHPDAPEVTEGFLDWLARRASGADALYILGDFFEAWIGDDLLDHVDQDPTGNAALAIRVAGALRRLADEGTAIYLMHGNRDFLLGHRFASAAGAKLVTDPAVLRFADEPVLLMHGDSLCTRDEAYMAFRRQARSPAWQEQILAMPLADRIQLAAQLRQQSGEANSNKAEDIMDVTPAEVVRTMRDHGVTTLIHGHTHRPAVHALEIDEQPARRIVLGDWQPDHGWEVEIGPDGDPVLRQVTL from the coding sequence ATGTCCACCACCCTGCTGATCTCCGACCTGCACCTTCACCCCGACGCCCCCGAGGTCACCGAAGGCTTTCTCGACTGGCTCGCGCGACGGGCCAGCGGCGCGGATGCGCTCTACATCCTGGGTGACTTCTTCGAGGCCTGGATCGGCGACGATCTGCTCGATCATGTCGACCAGGATCCCACTGGCAACGCCGCACTGGCCATCCGCGTGGCCGGCGCGCTACGCAGGCTCGCTGACGAAGGCACTGCCATCTACCTGATGCACGGCAATCGCGACTTTCTGCTTGGCCACCGCTTCGCCAGCGCAGCCGGCGCCAAGCTGGTCACCGATCCGGCCGTGCTGCGCTTCGCCGACGAACCGGTCCTGCTCATGCACGGCGACAGCCTGTGCACCCGCGACGAAGCCTACATGGCCTTTCGCCGCCAGGCGCGCAGTCCGGCCTGGCAGGAACAGATCCTCGCCATGCCGCTGGCCGACCGCATCCAACTGGCCGCCCAGTTGCGCCAGCAATCGGGCGAAGCGAATTCCAACAAGGCCGAGGACATCATGGATGTCACCCCGGCGGAGGTGGTACGCACCATGCGAGACCATGGCGTCACCACGCTGATCCACGGCCACACGCACCGCCCCGCGGTCCATGCACTCGAGATCGACGAGCAGCCCGCCCGGCGCATCGTGCTCGGCGACTGGCAGCCCGACCACGGCTGGGAAGTCGAGATCGGACCTGACGGCGACCCGGTGCTGCGTCAGGTCACACTCTAA
- a CDS encoding HU family DNA-binding protein — MNKSELIEAIAASADIPKAAASRALDAMVDTVSESLKKGDTVSLVGFGTFSVKERAARTGRNPQTGQPIQISAAKVPTFKAGKALKDSVN; from the coding sequence GTGAACAAATCCGAGCTGATCGAAGCCATCGCCGCGTCTGCCGATATTCCCAAGGCCGCTGCGTCTCGCGCACTGGATGCCATGGTCGACACCGTCTCCGAAAGCCTCAAGAAAGGTGACACCGTGTCTCTCGTCGGATTTGGTACTTTCTCGGTGAAGGAGCGTGCCGCCCGCACCGGCCGCAACCCGCAGACAGGCCAGCCGATCCAGATCAGTGCAGCCAAGGTACCGACGTTCAAGGCTGGCAAGGCGCTCAAGGACTCCGTGAACTGA
- a CDS encoding SurA N-terminal domain-containing protein translates to MLQSIRDRSRSWGAKIIVAAVVVTMALFGIESLVGLFGGGGDEVAKVNGQTITRQELEMEVQRAIRSGQVPPEQERALRGQVLDEMIGERLLLTFAEDGGLYLSDEQLDQVIVTLPEFQDQRGRFDTELFRNRLASAGFTPNSFRAALRVDLKRQQLQQGLAVSDFVLDSEREALASLQRQVRSFRYYVLGAEELDEPVKVSDADLEAYYQENRERYQRPEQVRLEYVIVDRQQMAEQVDVDEEAIRQAWEERGRDADRRVSHIMVTFDGERSRDEAVARLEEVRERLADGESFEDLALQYSDDPSTAEQGGDLGMISRGFFGDAFDEAAFALSPGQVSGIVETDNGLHLVKVTELDQAPLEEVRDDLARGLALEQVNDEYNRRVQALIDESFAADDLASVADSLSLELHESDWVSRDGGDGVLSEPGVMSEAFSEDVLVEGFNSEVIELDEDRRMVLRVAGHREATVLPLDEVRERVAAAVEQRKQREALLDVARQRVERLRDGEELDLDWQQVEQATRQQDNVPRSVLQTAFRLPHPQGDEAVYGHTSDSERVTLIALDSVGAGEVDEQTEAFVARMAQQLRAQAAIQGLRNHLRETAEIERY, encoded by the coding sequence ATGCTGCAAAGTATTCGTGACCGCTCCAGAAGCTGGGGCGCCAAGATCATCGTGGCTGCCGTGGTAGTCACCATGGCACTGTTCGGTATCGAGTCCCTGGTCGGGCTGTTCGGCGGTGGGGGCGATGAAGTCGCCAAGGTCAATGGCCAGACCATCACCCGCCAGGAGCTGGAAATGGAAGTGCAGCGTGCGATCCGCTCCGGCCAGGTTCCGCCGGAGCAGGAGCGGGCCCTGCGTGGCCAGGTGCTCGACGAGATGATCGGTGAGCGGCTGCTGCTGACGTTTGCCGAAGACGGGGGGCTCTATCTTTCCGACGAGCAGCTCGACCAGGTGATCGTGACCCTGCCCGAGTTTCAGGATCAGCGCGGCCGCTTCGATACCGAGCTGTTCCGCAATCGCCTGGCGAGTGCCGGCTTCACGCCGAACTCGTTCCGCGCGGCGCTGCGTGTCGACCTCAAGCGTCAGCAGCTGCAGCAGGGCCTCGCGGTCAGCGACTTCGTTCTCGACAGTGAGCGCGAGGCGCTGGCATCGCTGCAGCGGCAGGTTCGCAGCTTCCGCTACTACGTGCTGGGAGCCGAGGAGCTCGACGAGCCCGTGAAGGTCAGCGACGCGGATCTCGAGGCCTATTACCAAGAGAACCGCGAGCGCTATCAGCGCCCCGAGCAGGTTCGCCTCGAGTACGTCATCGTCGACCGTCAGCAGATGGCCGAACAGGTCGATGTCGACGAGGAGGCGATTCGCCAGGCTTGGGAGGAGCGTGGTCGCGACGCCGATCGTCGCGTGTCGCATATCATGGTGACGTTCGATGGCGAGCGCAGCCGCGACGAGGCAGTAGCACGCCTCGAGGAGGTGCGCGAGCGTCTTGCCGATGGCGAGTCATTCGAAGATCTCGCGCTTCAGTACTCCGACGATCCTTCGACGGCCGAGCAGGGGGGTGACCTGGGCATGATCAGCCGCGGCTTCTTCGGCGATGCGTTCGATGAAGCGGCCTTCGCGCTTTCGCCGGGCCAGGTGTCCGGCATCGTGGAGACCGACAACGGCCTGCATCTGGTCAAAGTCACCGAGCTGGACCAGGCCCCACTCGAGGAGGTGCGCGACGACCTGGCGCGCGGGCTGGCGCTCGAGCAGGTGAACGACGAATACAATCGCCGGGTCCAGGCCCTCATCGACGAGAGCTTTGCGGCCGACGACCTTGCCAGCGTAGCCGATAGCCTGTCGCTCGAGCTGCACGAGAGCGACTGGGTGTCGCGTGACGGGGGCGATGGCGTGCTTTCCGAGCCGGGCGTCATGAGCGAGGCCTTCAGCGAAGACGTGCTGGTGGAAGGCTTCAATAGTGAGGTGATAGAGCTCGACGAGGATCGCCGCATGGTGCTGCGTGTGGCCGGGCATCGCGAGGCGACGGTATTGCCGCTCGATGAAGTGCGGGAGCGTGTGGCGGCCGCCGTGGAGCAACGCAAGCAGCGCGAGGCGCTGCTCGATGTGGCCAGGCAACGGGTCGAGCGCCTGCGCGACGGTGAAGAGCTCGACCTCGACTGGCAGCAGGTCGAGCAGGCGACCCGGCAGCAGGACAATGTGCCGCGGTCCGTCCTGCAGACTGCCTTCCGGCTCCCTCATCCGCAGGGGGACGAGGCCGTCTATGGCCATACCAGCGACAGTGAGCGGGTCACGCTGATCGCGCTGGACAGCGTAGGGGCCGGAGAGGTCGACGAGCAGACCGAGGCGTTCGTCGCGCGCATGGCACAGCAGCTGCGTGCCCAGGCGGCCATCCAGGGGCTTCGCAATCACTTGCGTGAGACCGCCGAGATCGAGCGTTACTGA
- a CDS encoding CobW family GTP-binding protein, which yields MSAPPLAAIPVHLFTGFLGSGKTTLIRRLIEQKPKEERWAILINEFGQVGIDQAMFEARDDVIVKGLPGGCLCCQLAFVLQATLINLLHRHRPDRVVIEPSGLGHPAGLLDVLRGESFADVLDLRDIVVLLDPARLDDPRAREHETFNDQLALADAVALTMGDRATPEQQEAARRHVETLWPPKKWVAQADHGELPLALLLASGRHRKEAARRGSGGHDALRDAARQVVFLDGFAEAKPQPGEPRQERGTALGYDTLSWRWSPQDVFDLDRLTRVLDRLPSRMRVKGVLHTDAGWKLYNRGEGAASLATCAWRQDSRLELIAETGLMPPAEETLAALQACRLQGRGSDEQR from the coding sequence ATGAGTGCACCCCCTCTCGCAGCGATTCCCGTCCATTTGTTCACCGGCTTCCTCGGCAGCGGCAAGACCACCCTGATCCGCCGCTTGATCGAACAGAAGCCGAAGGAGGAGCGCTGGGCGATTCTGATCAACGAGTTTGGCCAGGTCGGCATCGACCAGGCCATGTTCGAGGCGCGTGACGACGTCATCGTCAAGGGGCTGCCCGGTGGCTGCCTGTGCTGCCAGCTGGCCTTCGTGCTGCAGGCGACCCTGATCAACCTGCTGCATCGACACCGTCCCGATCGCGTCGTCATCGAACCGTCCGGGCTCGGGCATCCGGCCGGGCTGCTCGACGTGCTGCGCGGCGAAAGCTTTGCCGACGTGCTCGACCTGCGCGATATCGTGGTACTGCTTGATCCGGCGCGGCTCGATGACCCGCGTGCACGTGAGCACGAGACCTTCAATGACCAGTTGGCCCTGGCCGATGCGGTGGCCTTGACCATGGGCGATCGGGCGACACCCGAGCAGCAGGAGGCCGCCCGGCGGCACGTCGAGACGTTGTGGCCGCCGAAGAAGTGGGTGGCCCAGGCCGACCATGGCGAGCTGCCGCTGGCGCTGCTGCTGGCAAGCGGGCGGCACCGGAAGGAGGCGGCGCGCCGGGGAAGCGGTGGCCATGACGCGCTTCGCGACGCGGCGCGCCAGGTGGTGTTCCTGGATGGCTTCGCCGAGGCCAAGCCACAGCCGGGAGAGCCGCGCCAGGAGCGAGGCACGGCGCTTGGCTACGACACCTTGAGCTGGCGCTGGTCTCCGCAGGATGTCTTCGATCTCGACCGCTTGACCCGAGTGCTGGACCGGCTGCCCTCCAGGATGAGGGTGAAAGGGGTGCTGCATACCGACGCGGGTTGGAAGCTCTACAACCGGGGGGAAGGGGCGGCAAGCCTGGCTACCTGCGCCTGGCGCCAGGACTCGCGTCTGGAACTGATCGCCGAGACGGGGCTCATGCCGCCGGCCGAGGAGACCCTCGCGGCCCTGCAGGCGTGCCGCCTGCAGGGCCGGGGGAGCGATGAGCAGCGCTGA
- the cysS gene encoding cysteine--tRNA ligase: protein MQIYNTLTRRKETFSPIEPGKVRMYVCGMTVYDYCHLGHARVMVAFDVVTRYLRWRGYDVTYVRNITDIDDKILKRADENGESITALTERMIAAMHEDETRLGVLRPDHEPRATGHVPEIIAMVETLIAKGYAYPADNGDVYYRVRKFEGYGKLNNRKPDEMRAGARVEVDEHKEDPLDFVLWKAAKPGEASWPSPWGEGRPGWHIECSAMSTCCLGETFDIHGGGPDLTFPHHENEIAQSEAATGKPYVNTWMHAGAVRVNQEKMSKSLGNFFTIREVLEVHDPEVVRYLLVASHYRSPINYAPESLAEARKSLERFYTALDGIALQDVGGARGEVDSRFDERFSAAMDDDFNTAEALSVLFELARELNRAKAEAPGEAAPLAAELRRLGGVLGLFGQEPARFLKGGQAALPLNEQEIEARIAQRAEAKKAKDFAAADAIRDELAALGIVLKDSREGTSWVFESPRP from the coding sequence ATGCAGATCTACAACACGCTGACGCGGCGCAAGGAGACGTTCAGTCCGATCGAGCCGGGCAAGGTGCGCATGTACGTCTGCGGCATGACCGTCTATGACTACTGCCACCTGGGCCATGCGCGGGTGATGGTGGCCTTCGATGTGGTCACCCGCTACCTGCGCTGGCGTGGCTACGATGTCACCTACGTGCGCAACATCACCGACATCGACGACAAAATTCTCAAGCGCGCAGACGAGAACGGCGAGAGCATCACGGCGTTGACCGAGCGCATGATCGCTGCCATGCACGAGGACGAGACGCGCCTCGGCGTGCTGCGTCCGGATCACGAGCCGCGTGCCACCGGGCACGTGCCCGAGATCATCGCCATGGTCGAGACCCTGATCGCCAAGGGCTATGCCTACCCGGCCGACAACGGCGATGTCTACTACCGGGTGCGCAAGTTCGAGGGCTACGGCAAGCTCAACAACCGCAAGCCGGACGAGATGCGCGCCGGCGCCCGGGTCGAGGTCGACGAACACAAGGAGGATCCGCTCGACTTCGTGCTGTGGAAGGCGGCCAAGCCGGGTGAGGCGAGCTGGCCTTCGCCCTGGGGCGAGGGGCGCCCCGGTTGGCACATCGAGTGTTCGGCGATGTCGACCTGCTGCCTGGGTGAGACGTTCGACATCCACGGCGGCGGGCCGGACCTGACCTTCCCGCATCACGAGAACGAGATCGCCCAGTCCGAGGCGGCCACCGGCAAGCCCTACGTCAACACCTGGATGCACGCCGGGGCGGTACGGGTGAACCAGGAGAAGATGTCCAAATCGCTGGGCAATTTCTTCACCATCCGCGAGGTGCTCGAGGTTCACGATCCGGAGGTGGTGCGCTACCTGCTGGTGGCCAGCCACTACCGCAGCCCGATCAACTACGCCCCCGAGTCGCTGGCCGAGGCGCGCAAGTCGCTGGAGCGTTTCTACACCGCTCTCGACGGTATCGCGCTCCAGGATGTCGGGGGCGCGAGGGGCGAGGTCGATAGCCGCTTCGACGAGCGCTTCAGCGCCGCCATGGACGACGACTTCAACACGGCCGAGGCCCTCTCGGTGCTGTTCGAGCTGGCCCGAGAACTGAATCGCGCCAAGGCGGAAGCGCCCGGCGAGGCTGCCCCCCTGGCCGCCGAGCTGCGTCGCCTGGGCGGGGTGCTGGGGCTGTTCGGCCAGGAGCCAGCCCGTTTCCTCAAGGGCGGCCAGGCGGCACTGCCGCTCAACGAGCAGGAGATCGAGGCGCGCATTGCCCAGCGGGCCGAGGCCAAGAAAGCGAAGGACTTCGCCGCCGCCGATGCCATCCGCGATGAGCTGGCGGCACTTGGCATCGTGCTGAAGGACTCGCGCGAAGGCACGAGCTGGGTCTTCGAGTCGCCCCGGCCATGA
- the osmF gene encoding glycine betaine ABC transporter substrate-binding protein OsmF: MKRSLSGLAALAASSLLLAAGVQANEPVTVASKIDTEGSVLGQLIIQRLQQGGIETEDRLQLGATNIVRQALMSGEIDLYPEYTGNGAFFFDMADSDVWHDAARAFETVRERDAENGLVWLTPAQANNTWAMSVRGDLAREHGLETLEDLAEYLDEGGEFKFAASAEFVESEQALPAFQEAYGFELSADQLLVLSGGNTAATMRAAAQQTSGVNGAMTYGTDGGLNALDLVVLEDTLGVQPVYQPAPVVRQEVLDAHPQIAELLEPLFRSLDLETLQELNGRVAVEGLDPRQVAEEYLAGLQD; this comes from the coding sequence ATGAAACGCTCCTTGTCCGGTCTGGCGGCGCTAGCCGCCTCTTCCCTGCTGCTCGCTGCCGGCGTGCAGGCCAACGAACCGGTGACGGTCGCTTCCAAGATCGATACGGAAGGCTCGGTACTGGGCCAGTTGATCATTCAGCGCCTGCAGCAGGGCGGTATCGAGACCGAGGACAGGCTGCAGCTCGGCGCCACCAATATCGTGCGCCAGGCCTTGATGAGCGGCGAGATCGACCTCTATCCCGAGTACACCGGCAATGGCGCCTTCTTCTTCGACATGGCCGACAGCGACGTCTGGCACGATGCGGCACGGGCCTTTGAAACGGTGCGCGAGCGGGATGCCGAGAATGGGCTGGTATGGCTGACGCCGGCGCAGGCCAACAACACCTGGGCGATGAGCGTGCGCGGCGACCTGGCCCGCGAGCATGGCCTCGAAACCCTAGAGGATCTCGCCGAATATCTGGATGAAGGCGGGGAGTTCAAGTTCGCCGCCAGCGCGGAGTTCGTCGAGTCGGAGCAGGCGCTGCCGGCGTTCCAGGAGGCCTATGGCTTCGAACTGAGCGCCGATCAGCTGCTGGTGCTTTCCGGCGGCAACACCGCAGCCACCATGCGCGCTGCCGCCCAGCAGACCAGCGGCGTGAACGGCGCCATGACCTACGGCACCGACGGCGGGCTCAATGCCCTCGACCTGGTGGTGCTGGAGGATACGCTGGGCGTGCAGCCGGTCTACCAGCCGGCCCCGGTGGTGCGCCAGGAAGTGCTCGATGCCCATCCGCAGATTGCCGAACTGCTCGAACCGCTGTTCCGGTCGCTGGATCTCGAGACGCTGCAGGAGCTCAATGGCCGGGTGGCGGTGGAGGGCCTCGACCCGCGCCAGGTCGCCGAGGAGTATCTGGCCGGGCTGCAGGACTGA
- a CDS encoding ABC transporter permease, translated as MAEGRPSPNWVLLSLMLCAAAAWLTLDAVSLAANRIVPGTPHSALDVMNGWPALLLAVPMLAVAVLAWRPHDKGLRLSLATVVALLTLLPLWLSAATAVLVTPDMPQARVAIGASLWLLLFLLLLALIELRTRLGLSRATAWLLQIPVIAGWWVALALWLEPLALLREYQARSDQFIGALGTHLMLVGAAVAASLILAVLLVLAMRRHAGVRRVGFGVLNFLQTIPSLALFGLLLAPLAWLGARFDWLAALGVGGIGWAPAFLALLGYSLLPMVRNIHVALEEVDPAVIESAHGMGMSRRQVFLQVRLPLALPVVLEGLRITTVQAIGLTAVAALIGAGGLGTFIFQGLGQAAMDMVLLGALPIIALALLADALFGSLSECLRPGGAA; from the coding sequence GTGGCTGAGGGCAGACCATCCCCCAACTGGGTCCTGCTGAGCCTGATGCTGTGCGCCGCGGCGGCGTGGCTCACCCTCGATGCGGTGAGCCTGGCAGCCAACCGGATCGTGCCCGGCACGCCGCATTCGGCGCTGGACGTCATGAACGGCTGGCCGGCGCTACTGCTGGCCGTGCCGATGCTCGCCGTCGCGGTCCTCGCCTGGCGGCCGCACGACAAGGGGCTGCGGCTGTCGCTGGCCACCGTGGTGGCACTGCTGACGCTGCTGCCGCTGTGGCTCTCGGCGGCAACGGCCGTGCTGGTCACGCCCGACATGCCCCAGGCGCGTGTCGCCATCGGTGCCTCCCTCTGGCTGCTGCTGTTTCTGCTGCTGCTGGCGCTGATCGAGCTGCGCACGCGGCTCGGGCTGTCGCGGGCGACGGCTTGGCTGCTCCAGATACCGGTGATCGCGGGCTGGTGGGTGGCGCTGGCACTATGGCTCGAGCCGCTGGCGCTGCTGCGCGAGTACCAGGCCCGCAGTGACCAGTTTATCGGCGCCCTGGGCACGCATCTGATGCTGGTGGGCGCGGCGGTCGCCGCCAGCCTGATACTGGCCGTGCTGCTGGTCCTGGCCATGCGCCGACATGCCGGGGTACGCCGGGTGGGGTTCGGCGTGCTCAACTTCCTGCAGACCATACCCAGCCTGGCGCTGTTCGGTCTGCTGCTGGCACCGCTGGCCTGGCTCGGCGCGCGTTTCGACTGGCTCGCGGCGCTCGGCGTCGGCGGCATCGGCTGGGCGCCGGCGTTCCTGGCCCTGCTCGGCTACAGCCTGCTGCCGATGGTGCGCAACATTCACGTGGCGCTGGAGGAGGTGGACCCCGCGGTGATCGAGTCGGCACACGGCATGGGCATGAGCCGGCGGCAGGTGTTCCTGCAGGTGCGCCTGCCGCTGGCGCTGCCGGTGGTACTCGAGGGTCTGCGTATCACCACCGTGCAGGCGATCGGGCTCACGGCGGTGGCGGCACTGATCGGCGCGGGGGGGCTCGGGACCTTCATCTTCCAGGGGCTGGGGCAGGCGGCCATGGACATGGTGCTGCTCGGCGCCTTGCCGATCATCGCCCTGGCGCTGCTGGCCGATGCGCTGTTCGGTTCCCTGAGTGAATGCCTGCGACCGGGAGGGGCCGCATGA